A region of the Deltaproteobacteria bacterium genome:
GCGGAGGCCAACCACCTCCCGTGCGTCTACCTGGTCGATTCCGGCGGCGCCAACCTGCCGCAGCAGGACGAGGTGTTCCCCGACCGGGACCATTTCGGAAGGATCTTCCACAACCAGGCGATCATGTCCTCGAAGGGGATCCCGCAGATCGCCGTGGTGATGGGGTCGTGCACCGCGGGCGGGGCGTACGTGCCGGCGATGTCCGACGAGAGCATCATCGTCCGGCGGCAGGGGACCATCTTTCTCGGCGGCCCGCCGCTGGTGAAGGCGGCGACCGGCGAGGTGGTGACCGCCGAGGATCTGGGCGGCGCCGACGTCCACTGCCGGACCTCCGGGGTCACCGACCATTACGCCGCGAACGACGGCCACGCGCTGGAGCTCGCCCGCCGGGCGGTGGCGAACCTGAACCGTGTGAAGCGGGTCGGGATGACCCTTCGGGAGCCGGTGGAGCCCGCGTACGACAAGGCGGAGCTGTACGGCGTCATCCCCACCGGGACCCGGACGCCGTACGACGTGCATGAGGTCATCGCCCGGGTGGTGGACGGCTCCGAGCTCGACGAGTTCAAGCACCTCTACGGGACGACGCTTGTGTGCGGCTTCGCCCGGATCCTGGGATACCCGGTCGGGATCGTGGCCAACAACGGGATCCTCTTCTCCGAGTCGGCCCTGAAAGGGGCCCACTTCATCCAGCTGTGCAGCCAGCGCGGCATCCCCCTTGTCTTCCTGCAGAACATCACCGGCTTCATGGTCGGGAGCAAATACGAGGCGGGCGGGATCGCAAAGGACGGCGCGAAGATGGTCA
Encoded here:
- a CDS encoding methylcrotonoyl-CoA carboxylase; its protein translation is MSVLKSSIDVRSEEFRKNSAAMSELVADLREKVARVRLGGDEKSRARHIDRGKLLPRERVRHLLDVGSPFLELSQMAAWGMYGDEVPSAGIITGIGRVSGQECMIVANDATVKGGSYYPLTVKKHLRAQEIAEANHLPCVYLVDSGGANLPQQDEVFPDRDHFGRIFHNQAIMSSKGIPQIAVVMGSCTAGGAYVPAMSDESIIVRRQGTIFLGGPPLVKAATGEVVTAEDLGGADVHCRTSGVTDHYAANDGHALELARRAVANLNRVKRVGMTLREPVEPAYDKAELYGVIPTGTRTPYDVHEVIARVVDGSELDEFKHLYGTTLVCGFARILGYPVGIVANNGILFSESALKGAHFIQLCSQRGIPLVFLQNITGFMVGSKYEAGGIAKDGAKMVTAVACARVPKFTIIIGGSYGAGNYGMCGRAYSPRFLWMWPNARISVMGGEQAASVLAQVRRDGMEARG